The sequence GGGTCAGAGCGAGGAGACGCCGTTTGGCCACGTCGCGGTTGtgacggaggtgctgccggaggcggtgcgagTGGCGGAGCAGAACCAGGGCTTTGAGCGGTGGCCGCAGGGCATGCTGTACAGCCGGGAGATTCcagtgcagcgcagcagcgcaggcaCAGTAGAGCTCGTAGACGAGGACCCGGTGCTGGGGTGGGTGACGCTGCACTGCCCCTACTACGACTTTCGCGATGGCGACCTGGCCGACAAGTTCCGCATTGTCACCGGACCGGGCTGCATCGTGCGCCAACCCTTCCCCAAACACGTGGAGTTACCGTGGCTTCAACCAGAGGAGCGGTGCGACTTTTATCTGAAGCGTTCCCTTGCGATTGGCGGCaacgtcggcgacgacgcgagGGCGAAGGAGTGTGACGTGCCCAGCGCTTTTTACTTTCTCGACTACAACATCTGGTGCCGGCTCGGGCGAGCGGCTCACTCGCTGCACCGCATTGCCATGACTGCCACAGCCCAGGTCCTCGATGACGCAGACTCGGCGTATCTCTTGGAGCACTACTTTGGGCTACCCCCAGAGATtcatccgctgctgcgtcgctcgTGGGAGATGATGCCGCCAATGAGTGGCCGCTTTGACTTCGGCTATGACGGCAACAAGGTGGCAATGCTGGAGTACAACTGCGACTCCTCTGGCGCGCTGCTAGAGTGCTGCAACACCCAAGAGAAGATGGCCAACTACTACGGCGTGTCGCAGGGGATGTCGACCGGCTCCTTCTTGGGGGCCAAGTGCGTGTCACACTTTGCGCGCTTGATGTCGAACGAGAAGGTGTGCCCCAAGCACAAGCTGATTCACTTCATgatcgacgacgacgacgaggagcgctACACCGCCATGTGCATGATGAACTTTGCAGAGAAAGCCGGCTTCCGCACGAAGCTTTGCGTGAAGCTGATCGACTTCCGTtaccgcgacggcgctccTGCCAACGCCGCTCCGCTCTCCGTGACATGCGACCACCCCATCATAGTTGAcagtgacggcgacgaggttCTTCTGGTGTGGAAGACGTGGTCGTGGGACACGGTGTTGAGAGAATACCACCGCCAGTGCAGTGCAACAGACTCGGTCAGCAGTCCGACGCTCTCTGACATTCTCCTCAACAACAACATTTGCGTCATCGAGCCGCTCTGGAAAGCTGTAACGGGGAGCAAGGCGCTTCTTCCCTTTATGCACGCTCTGGCTCCTGACCACGAGCACCTCCTCGCGGCGGACTTTGTACCCACAAAAGACATCATCTCCCACCACTACGTCTCCAAGCCCATCAACGGTCGAGCTGGGCAGAACATCATGATGTTTGACCCCGTGACTgacgcggcggagctgaaCGCGGCTCCTCAAGAGATGCTCAGTGAGAGCTCGTCGCAGCTCTTCTCCATCAAGCCGcctgccgcctcctgctctgcGCTACAGAGCCAGTCGATAGACCGCACCAATGAGTGCTCGACTGGCACGTTTTTCGACTCCGCCGTCGTCTATCAGAAGCGTTTTTTCTTGAAGAAATTTGAAGGCAAGTACTTCCCCATTTTCTGTGGATGGATGATCGACGACGAATTTGGTGGTGTCGTAGTCCGCGAAGACACATCAAAGATCACGAAGCTGGATAGCATCGTCATCCCCGCGCGCGTTGTGCGCGAGAACGTCTCGCTCGGTGGGGCGTACACTGACGAGGGTGAGACGTAGCTCTCACCCTCGCTGTGCCTTTGATCACCGCTGAACGGCTGAGCGCCGCGCCCACTGTGGCGCAccaacacacgcgcatacatgAGCGCGCATGTCTTTCGCCGTTCATCTCTTGTGGCTCTTCCtcatcagctgcagcggatgAAAAGAGACGAAGAGGTGGCTGACACACATACGCAAGCTGGTATGCTTTGAAAAATGCCTTTTATGTGACTACCGTGCGCAGTCCGATCCGTTCCCCATCTCCTTTCCGGAGTTTGAACGCCGTGTTGTCACAGGGAGCATCCATCCTCACACCGACATGCGTGCACGCAAatgtgctgcaccgcactCTTCCCGAAGCCTACACCTCGCGTCTGTACAGtggcaggcgcagcggcagtgggaTGACGCGCCGCATTTCTCTTCGATGGCGCACGTGTAGTTGAGGTGCTTGCGTTAccttgtgtgcgcgtttgtTTGTTCGGATGGAGTCAGGGcgtgaagggggaggggcagagagacTGCGAGGGCGAGCGAGTGACACGTCCGTACACAAGAGGGCAGCGAACGACGGACTGCTCTTGTGCGCACGCCTTTCAAGATCCCAtttgccttttcttttttttccctcccccctttccccctcactaacggcggaggggggagggaccCACGCCTCCGTGCGCCATGCCGCAGGGCTCTGTGcacccactccctctccccactcgGTGCGTGGCGAAGCCgggcagcccctcccctcccctattCCGGCCAATGCACAGCCCCTTCTCGTGGTGAGAGGGCcaagcgcctgcgacgtTGGGGAGTCGGAGAGACTCAGCGCCACTCACGTCGGCGGTCCGAcggtggacggcgttgcaccggagcgacctgcagcactgcacacgcgtgtgccatccatatgatgggcagagtgtgCCGACGTGGCTGGGacgtatcccacccggccctcgctgCTTAGTGGTGCGGGGCGGCTCAGGCGCCCCACGAGGGATATGCACCACGTGGCAACCAGCATGGCTGgggcggctgcgaggcgacctgGGATGCGGGCGGGTGCGTTGCCTTTGAGGCGGGGGCCGTGCTGAGATGACCGGGccggcgcgttgctgtggcgcgcgtgtctacggctgctcCGCACCGCGCGATGCGAGTGGGAGGGGCCCTGTGGCAGACCCGGGGGGTGCAGTGTTGACCTCGCGTTACACAGCAGCGAAACGGACACGCTGGCGAATCTCTCAGTCCCTGCGTCATCGCACTGACCTTCGCGTGCGGTATACACTGGAGCGGCGATGAGGGCTTCTTTATCGTAACCGAACGCACGCCGCCCCTCTCTTACCTTCCTCTCCGtcgcttctcctctttctctttttaCTTagcgcgcgccgcctgctctccaccaccacctaTGTGTGCACTCGGGTGTCTCTCCTgctctgcgcgtgtgcttgtgtgcatgcatgaCTCAATGTGTGCTCTGTAGAACCGATATCTTTTCATTATTTCTTGTGGCTTCTCTTAGCAAGTGATATCGCACGGTTACGGCGCTCCGTTTAACACAGCGGGTGAGAGAAGACTTCTTCGTGTGCAGATGGGAGCCGGTGAGCCGAAAAGGGAGAGCACGCTGTCGAAGTGGGAGCTGAAGACAGCGAGCATGGACGACGGAGCCACTGGACGGGTGCTACAGTTTTTAAACTTTGGCTAAGTGTGCCCTCTATTCTTCTCAGCATCATGCCAATCTCGCATGTTCATATAGAATGCAGGTATGGCTTCCCCGTCGAGAGAACGCGACCCGCGCGGCGATACGTGCGCGCCGTTGCGTGAACGTTTTCGCGCTTGCTTCCGCATGGGGTTTCCTTTTCACTTACCGTATATGTTTATTGTCGAGCATCTTTTTCTCGCCTTTTCTCTGGATGCCTTTCTCGGGTGATGTGCCGGTTGGTCCCGTGGCCACTCCACTCAGACATCAACGAGGAACATGCAAAGCCACAAATGGAGTTGACGCGCACTGGTCATGAGCGTCAATGTACGGAGATGAGGTGACGGCAATGCAGATGTCGCCATCGTGATTGTAGCCGCAGTACCCCTACTTGGTTCTGTGTGTGAGTTCACCTCCGTGATGATGCCGGCCACCACAGGCTGGTATCAGGGTCCAGTGCCCCACACTCTTTGTGGGGAAGCCGAAAACCTCCGGCCCGCCTTCGGGTACGGCTGGCGAAGTCTCAGTATCCGGCGGCCAGCTCTGGGCTAGCGTCGCGACCACGACCACGTTTGCACCGGCTCGCGACGAATCGTGTCGAAGATTCAACAAAAACACACATCCGCCTACTGCTTTtctgcgtctgctgcgctgcggtggtgttGAGCGTAATCTGGACCTTGCCTGCGCTGCATGCAGTGTCTTTGCACTGGGCTGAAGGTAACCAGGCTGTGCTGCTTGGCTGCGTTCCGTGACGCAGCTGTCGTGCAACAGAGGTGGGCAAACTGCCGTCACATGCGCATATAGCATGACTTGTTCGTGGTAGAATGAGACGCTGAGAGAGGGGAAGCTTGACTACACCGAatatgcgtgcgtgtgtgtgtgctcgctCCACTGCTTGCActctctgtcgctctctctttctcgctctgAGGTCCTCTTCGACTCAttctccctccttctttctcttcgtgGACGTCCCTTGccctcttttctgttttaAATCTTCCTCTCTGTGCTCTTTGCAACACACTCACGCGTCGCGGATGCGCTAGAAGCGTATAGAAGCATCGCGGCAGAGGcccttcgccctctctccatccGTGTGTCTTCGGCTGTTTCGCCAGGTTTAACTTCAGTGGTGCGGCCTCTtttcctcctgctcctctttcCGTGCGTGTGGTTCCTCCGGAGATGCCGGTGTGCATCGAGTGTGGACACGGTGTTCCGCGCATCATCAAGCCGGACACCGAAACAGTGGAGCGGTGCGGAGAGTGCGGGCACATCTGCGATATCTGCTACGAATTCGGTGATGTACAGATTTGGATTGATGTggttctgctgcgccaccgggCGTGGGCGCATGTTCTCTTCAACCAGACTGACTACTACACAAAACTCGTCATCTTCGTGCTCTGCTgcgtggtggaggcggtcgTGGTGCACAGCCTCACCGTGCTTAAGGCCATTCCCTTCTTCACGGATGACCTCGAGAATAGTTCCCTCTATACCCCAGAGCGCCAGGTGCGatcgctgcagctcgtgcgcATAATTCAGAGCTCCTTTCTGCCGCTGATGAACTACCCATCAGCAATTCCCCACCTCTTCATCTTTACCTTCACAGAAAATGCGCTTGTTGCCTCTATCGCCACGTGGCTCGGCCGCTTTTTCTACCGCAGCTACGGTCACAGAGAACACCTGTGGTTCGTGGAGGCAGCCTTGGCCTCCTACGCAAAGCTGAGCTACGTCCTGTTTCTCATCTGGGCCATTCCACCGTCGATGCTCCCTATGGTCGACTTTGTGTACGTTCTGTGGCTAGGATGCGCCTTCACGGTGCTGGGGTTCGATCGCCATTGGATGTACCCCGTAGCGGCCGTCCTCATCTGCGTCTGTGCTCGCGCGCTGTTTCGCTACCTCACAAAGTGGAGCCCTCAGGTGCTCTGCTAGCTGCGGTGTCCCTCTGCCACGTGGCTTCGGCTTTGTTTCTATGCCTTCTTTCGCCGTCTATGCCTATGGCGGCAAGATGGAGAGCTTgggtgctgcttctgctggcgctgctgtgacTATGGTTGGCACGCCGACTCGCTTCTCTTGTTCTCTTTCGCTCCTTCACCGTTGTTCCCCCCACCTGGCGCTCGCCTTCCAcgctctttctcctctccgaaaaaaaaaacgcaggAGAGGAGATGTCTGCCCAACAGATGAcctccctctttctgtgtCGCTGATGATGgtactgctgctggtgctgccttTCTCTATTCCTCTCTTCTATTGTTGCACCAGTCACGgcgtcgcgctgccgtgggatagcgatgcagcagcactgctggTGCTTATACGTCCCGCCATCGTTCTTTGACAGGCGAGAGCTTCGCCGATACACCAGGCTCCACTTCCGATGTGTCtatcctctctctcttccacttTTTCTGACTCTATACGTCGGCGCCACATCGCACATTATCACCCACCACGCTGCAGAAGTCTCTTTCTCACCGTTAGGGAACGTTATAattttctcctctctttctgaCGCTTCATTGTgtgtcgccgccctccccttcaGGGACGtacctctttctcttctgtGATCCTTTTCTTACCATACACCATGAGCCTGGAAGCCAATATCGCGGTGTGCCTTCACGACCTGAAGTCGCCCTCGGATCAtccggtggcgctgcgctccTCCCCAAACGGAGTCTCCTTCATGTGCCCCCCATCCCTGAAGGAGGCTAACTTCCCCGGCAATGACACGAATTTTGCGGTAGAGCATGTGCTGGAGCGGCCGAATGCGGGTGCAATCCAGAAAAAGAtgctctcctctgctgcctccgACTTTGTGAAGAACCGTCAGAACCTGGTCATGTTCAGCTACGGCGTCCGCTCTACCCCGAAGCGTCAACTGATGTACGGCCAACAGTCCGAGGAGGGCTACGCGGTGCGCGTCATCTCAGATGCAGTAACCACTGGCCAGGGTATCTTCACGCTTTCGTGCTACATTATTGGCCAGGACGAACACCTTGTGGACCTTATCTCGGCAGAAAACGAACTCGGCGTGATTGTGGAGTCAGTGAAGGAAGgcccgcgtgtgcgtatggTGGAGCGCTCCAGGGTCAAGACTGAATCGGATGTGCGAGGCGTCTTCTCCAAGATCGTGCAGAACTACCACAAGCAGTTCGAGTCCGTGCTGCCAGAGAAGCAGCCCACCGCCGAGCTCCAGGCGCTTCCACCGTACAAGGGCGATACGATCATGCTGCAGCTGTTCCGCTACGAATCTGAGGAGAAGTACAGCAACTACGAGGATGCCAACTCGATGACGTTTGTGGCTCTCGGTGACTCGGAGCGGCCGGTGCTGTGCGGCCTCGATTCTTCCCAGCAAGAGGCGTTCGAGAAGACAAACCGTAT is a genomic window of Leishmania donovani BPK282A1 complete genome, chromosome 25 containing:
- a CDS encoding glutathionylspermidine synthase, putative; translation: MLSLPRDHHYHTHHRGTELVPFDQVIGITPDGVPVISNGNEFHFTNLESVTPFYQALCSFDRKAPVTVSYKKLGVKWQCVEFARRYLASRKAVWTASMPIAADMWRAETPFVRVQDGTPVEFTRIANRSHGPAPAMSDIIVWGQSEETPFGHVAVVTEVLPEAVRVAEQNQGFERWPQGMLYSREIPVQRSSAGTVELVDEDPVLGWVTLHCPYYDFRDGDLADKFRIVTGPGCIVRQPFPKHVELPWLQPEERCDFYLKRSLAIGGNVGDDARAKECDVPSAFYFLDYNIWCRLGRAAHSLHRIAMTATAQVLDDADSAYLLEHYFGLPPEIHPLLRRSWEMMPPMSGRFDFGYDGNKVAMLEYNCDSSGALLECCNTQEKMANYYGVSQGMSTGSFLGAKCVSHFARLMSNEKVCPKHKLIHFMIDDDDEERYTAMCMMNFAEKAGFRTKLCVKLIDFRYRDGAPANAAPLSVTCDHPIIVDSDGDEVLLVWKTWSWDTVLREYHRQCSATDSVSSPTLSDILLNNNICVIEPLWKAVTGSKALLPFMHALAPDHEHLLAADFVPTKDIISHHYVSKPINGRAGQNIMMFDPVTDAAELNAAPQEMLSESSSQLFSIKPPAASCSALQSQSIDRTNECSTGTFFDSAVVYQKRFFLKKFEGKYFPIFCGWMIDDEFGGVVVREDTSKITKLDSIVIPARVVRENVSLGGAYTDEGET